A single genomic interval of Terriglobus albidus harbors:
- a CDS encoding alpha-L-arabinofuranosidase C-terminal domain-containing protein — translation MKWMAVGLSALALGVAAAQQPAKLSVDTTQKTADVSPTLYGLMTEEINFSYDGGLYAELIRNRTFTNRWPRFEWWRVVTQGESSAVVENGDSGPSEALAKSMKLVVREASKGNEAGVSNDGYWGMAVRPSATYRGSFYAKPAGVGTAHIRLIANQTAATLAEATVALTDGDWKKYEYTLKTGAGVVPGKDNHWEMTFTQKGSIELQLVSLFEPTFNNREHGNRPDLMKMLAAMHPNFLRFPGGNYVEGNTLAEHFDWKKTIGPLVGRPTKRTSWGYTSSDGMGLLEFLEWCEDLKMEPVLAIFAGYTLNGEHAEGEALNPYIAEALDEIEYVTGDASTKWGAIRARDGHPEPFKLRFIEVGNEDNLDRSGSYIKRYPPFEKAIRAKYPQLKLIATSWQHGGSPDLVDDHYYQTPHEFFDLVHKYDNGDRNGPKIFVGEWATRTGSPTPDFGAALGDAAWMTSMERNADLVVMAAYAPLFTNVNPGGMQWSSDLIGYDALHSYGSPSYWAQVLFNEHLGTQVAKSQAEGVGNRFFWSATVSPEKKVLYLKLVNASDRPQSLTLDVTGAKAGAAVTNTMHAATWYVTNAIDHPETIKPVKGTTTVTAGSWKHVVGANTIEVIDIPLK, via the coding sequence ATGAAGTGGATGGCAGTTGGCCTCAGCGCGCTGGCGCTGGGGGTTGCGGCGGCGCAGCAGCCGGCGAAGCTGAGCGTGGACACCACGCAGAAGACGGCTGATGTGAGCCCAACGCTCTATGGCCTGATGACGGAAGAGATCAACTTCAGCTACGACGGTGGCCTGTATGCGGAACTGATCCGCAACCGCACCTTCACCAACCGCTGGCCTCGCTTTGAGTGGTGGCGCGTAGTGACCCAGGGCGAATCCTCCGCAGTGGTGGAGAACGGTGACAGTGGGCCGAGCGAGGCGCTGGCGAAGAGCATGAAGCTCGTGGTGCGCGAGGCGTCGAAGGGCAATGAGGCCGGCGTCTCCAACGATGGCTACTGGGGTATGGCGGTACGGCCCTCCGCAACCTATCGCGGATCGTTCTATGCCAAACCCGCAGGCGTGGGGACGGCACACATTCGCCTGATCGCCAACCAGACGGCGGCGACGCTGGCGGAGGCGACCGTGGCGCTGACTGATGGCGACTGGAAGAAGTACGAGTACACCCTGAAGACCGGTGCGGGCGTGGTTCCGGGCAAGGACAACCACTGGGAGATGACGTTTACCCAGAAGGGCAGCATTGAGCTGCAGCTGGTCAGCCTGTTCGAACCGACGTTCAACAACCGCGAGCATGGCAACCGTCCTGACCTGATGAAGATGCTGGCGGCCATGCACCCGAACTTCCTGCGCTTCCCCGGCGGCAACTACGTCGAGGGCAACACGCTGGCCGAGCACTTCGACTGGAAGAAGACCATCGGACCGCTGGTTGGCCGTCCCACCAAGCGGACCTCATGGGGTTATACGTCGAGCGACGGCATGGGCCTGCTCGAGTTCCTGGAGTGGTGTGAAGACCTGAAGATGGAGCCGGTACTGGCCATCTTCGCCGGCTACACGCTGAACGGCGAGCATGCCGAGGGCGAGGCGTTGAATCCGTACATCGCTGAAGCCCTGGATGAGATTGAGTACGTGACCGGTGACGCCAGCACCAAGTGGGGCGCGATCCGCGCGCGTGACGGCCATCCGGAACCCTTCAAGCTGCGCTTCATCGAGGTGGGGAACGAAGATAACCTCGACCGCTCGGGAAGCTACATCAAGCGCTATCCGCCGTTCGAGAAGGCAATTCGCGCGAAGTATCCGCAACTGAAGCTGATTGCGACTTCATGGCAGCATGGCGGTTCGCCGGACCTGGTGGACGATCACTATTACCAGACCCCGCACGAGTTCTTTGACCTGGTACACAAGTACGACAACGGCGACCGTAACGGACCGAAGATCTTCGTGGGCGAGTGGGCAACGCGAACCGGCTCACCGACGCCTGACTTCGGAGCGGCGTTGGGCGATGCCGCCTGGATGACCTCCATGGAGCGCAATGCCGACCTGGTGGTGATGGCTGCCTATGCGCCGTTGTTTACGAACGTGAACCCGGGCGGTATGCAGTGGTCGAGCGATCTGATCGGTTATGACGCGCTGCATTCGTACGGCTCTCCCAGCTACTGGGCGCAGGTGCTCTTCAATGAACACCTGGGAACACAAGTGGCGAAGAGCCAGGCCGAGGGAGTGGGGAACCGGTTCTTCTGGTCGGCGACGGTCTCGCCGGAGAAAAAGGTGCTCTACCTGAAGCTGGTGAACGCCAGTGATCGTCCGCAGTCGCTGACGCTGGATGTCACGGGAGCCAAGGCAGGCGCTGCGGTCACCAACACCATGCACGCGGCGACCTGGTATGTGACCAACGCGATCGATCATCCGGAGACCATCAAGCCGGTGAAGGGAACGACGACTGTTACGGCGGGTAGCTGGAAGCACGTCGTGGGGGCGAACACCATTGAGGTGATCGACATTCCTCTGAAGTAA
- the trmD gene encoding tRNA (guanosine(37)-N1)-methyltransferase TrmD, protein MQFELITIFPGFFAGPLDYGVVSRAIRKGVVSANTHDLRAFTHDRHRTVDDRPFGGGEGMVLKAQPIFECAESIGITPLAERDLSRESVILLAAGGKPFTQTIAHELSKLERITLICGRYEGVDERVNTLLCDRELSVGDYVLSGGELGAAIILDAVTRLLPGVLGNADSARFESFGHSDEEIEHTLESPQATHGSGGLLDYPHYTRPSEFRGHTIPEILANGDHAQVRKWRRQQQLLKTARNRPDLLAKADLSEEDRAFLDSL, encoded by the coding sequence ATGCAGTTCGAGCTCATTACCATCTTTCCCGGCTTCTTCGCCGGCCCCCTCGACTACGGCGTGGTCTCCCGCGCTATCCGCAAAGGCGTGGTCTCTGCCAATACGCATGACCTGCGCGCCTTTACGCACGACCGCCATCGCACCGTAGACGACCGCCCCTTCGGCGGAGGCGAGGGGATGGTGCTGAAAGCTCAGCCCATCTTCGAGTGCGCCGAATCGATCGGCATCACTCCCTTGGCCGAACGCGACCTCAGCCGCGAGTCTGTCATTCTGCTGGCCGCCGGCGGGAAGCCGTTTACCCAAACCATCGCGCACGAGCTCTCGAAGCTGGAACGCATCACCTTGATCTGCGGACGCTACGAAGGTGTGGACGAGCGCGTGAACACGCTGCTCTGCGACCGCGAGCTCTCTGTGGGAGATTACGTTCTCTCAGGCGGCGAGCTGGGCGCGGCCATCATCCTCGACGCAGTCACACGCCTGCTGCCCGGTGTACTGGGCAATGCCGACTCCGCCCGCTTCGAATCCTTCGGTCACAGCGATGAAGAGATCGAACACACTCTCGAAAGCCCGCAAGCCACCCACGGCAGCGGAGGCCTGCTGGACTACCCGCACTACACCCGTCCCTCCGAGTTCCGCGGCCATACTATCCCCGAAATCCTGGCCAACGGCGACCACGCCCAGGTGCGCAAATGGAGACGGCAGCAACAGCTCCTGAAGACCGCCCGCAACCGCCCCGACCTGCTGGCCAAAGCCGACCTCTCCGAAGAAGACCGCGCGTTTCTGGATTCGCTGTAG
- a CDS encoding IS110 family transposase has product MQIVGCDFHPQWQQVSFLDQETGEYREAKLVNGDGEAERFYRSLSPGALVGIESCGNAQWFIDLLSSLGHTVWVGDAAKIRASYVRKQKTDRRDADHILKLLVEDRFPRLWTPSAKQRDLRQLLIHRHKLVEIRTRVKNGLQHLAMNRGVQKQSRLWSVRGRAELEKLPLEGWSARRREDLLELMKGLDRQVKELDEAVVQAAREDAKAELLMSQPGVGPITAMAFVLTIGDVSRFEYSGKVASYLGLIPSEYTSGGKRKLGAISKQGNRFMRQLLVEAAQTACRLDEGFRKQYQARCHHKPKAVAKVAAARRLAVRLYWMLRLNKRYPEIAHIESGSGVPLAIHGRDVE; this is encoded by the coding sequence ATGCAGATTGTAGGTTGTGATTTCCATCCGCAGTGGCAGCAGGTTTCATTTTTAGATCAGGAGACTGGCGAGTACCGGGAAGCGAAGCTAGTCAACGGTGATGGGGAGGCGGAGCGGTTCTACCGGTCGTTGTCTCCAGGAGCGCTTGTAGGGATCGAGTCGTGCGGCAACGCGCAGTGGTTTATTGATCTTCTAAGCAGTCTGGGTCACACGGTGTGGGTCGGAGATGCGGCGAAGATCCGAGCCAGCTATGTACGGAAGCAGAAGACGGACCGCCGGGATGCGGACCATATCCTGAAGCTTCTGGTGGAGGACCGGTTTCCGCGGTTGTGGACGCCTTCAGCCAAGCAGCGGGATCTTCGTCAGCTGCTGATCCACCGACACAAGCTGGTGGAGATCCGGACCCGGGTGAAGAACGGGCTGCAGCACCTGGCGATGAACCGTGGCGTACAGAAGCAGTCGCGGCTGTGGAGCGTTCGGGGGAGGGCTGAGTTGGAAAAGCTTCCCCTGGAGGGCTGGAGTGCTCGTCGACGGGAGGATCTGTTGGAACTGATGAAGGGTCTGGACCGGCAGGTCAAGGAGCTGGATGAGGCAGTCGTGCAGGCGGCCAGGGAGGATGCGAAGGCGGAGCTGTTGATGAGCCAGCCGGGAGTCGGCCCGATCACGGCGATGGCCTTCGTACTGACGATCGGCGATGTGAGCCGGTTCGAGTACAGCGGGAAGGTCGCCAGCTATCTGGGCCTGATCCCCAGCGAATACACCTCGGGCGGCAAGCGCAAACTGGGAGCCATCAGCAAGCAGGGCAACCGGTTCATGCGCCAGTTGCTGGTGGAAGCAGCACAGACGGCCTGCCGGCTGGATGAGGGATTTCGAAAGCAGTATCAGGCTCGCTGCCACCACAAGCCGAAAGCAGTGGCCAAGGTGGCGGCAGCAAGGAGGTTAGCAGTGCGACTCTACTGGATGCTCAGGCTGAACAAACGCTATCCAGAGATCGCCCATATCGAGAGCGGCTCGGGGGTGCCCCTGGCCATCCATGGTCGTGACGTTGAGTGA
- a CDS encoding MFS transporter, which yields MTKIEAGTGKAYPWLLVGMLWFVCLFNYADRQAIFSVFPLLRKELALTPIQLGIVGSSFMWMYALAGPLAGWMSDRVSPRKVIVGALAFWSVVTAGTALCHSYGILVFFRTLGGLGEAFYFPAAMALIGAYHGAATRSRAMALHQSSVYAGTIAGGAMSAFIAERHGWRSSFTIFGALGVVLAVVLLFCLRQPPRVAGDEPRENPLLHFAHGVREVLRNGRIVLMIAVFMGANFVAVVFLTWLPTFLLEKFHMSLSNAGFSSTAYLQAASVLGVLLGGWLADRFAAKRAGGRQLTQAIGLLCGVPFLFLTGWSITVLGLIVSMTGFGFFKGIYDANIWASLYDVVPVEKRGVAAGVMNSLGWLGGGFAPVLIAAAAQRFGLSACISATSVIYLCLAVVMMGLAAKLAKRASR from the coding sequence GTGACGAAGATCGAGGCGGGCACGGGCAAGGCCTATCCATGGCTGCTTGTAGGCATGCTGTGGTTTGTCTGCCTGTTCAACTATGCGGACCGGCAGGCGATCTTTTCGGTCTTTCCGCTATTGCGTAAGGAGCTTGCGCTTACTCCGATTCAGCTCGGCATTGTGGGCTCGAGCTTCATGTGGATGTATGCGCTTGCCGGACCGTTGGCCGGATGGATGAGTGATCGCGTCTCGCCACGTAAGGTGATTGTGGGCGCGTTGGCCTTCTGGTCGGTGGTGACGGCGGGAACGGCGCTGTGCCATAGCTACGGCATCCTGGTCTTCTTCCGTACGCTCGGCGGGCTGGGCGAGGCCTTTTACTTTCCCGCGGCGATGGCGCTGATTGGGGCATATCACGGTGCGGCGACACGGTCGCGGGCGATGGCACTGCACCAGTCGAGCGTGTACGCAGGCACGATTGCCGGTGGAGCGATGTCGGCGTTTATTGCTGAGCGGCACGGCTGGCGCTCGAGCTTCACCATCTTTGGCGCGCTAGGTGTGGTGCTGGCGGTGGTGCTGCTCTTCTGTCTGCGGCAGCCCCCGCGTGTTGCCGGCGATGAACCGCGGGAGAACCCGCTGCTGCACTTTGCGCATGGAGTGCGCGAGGTGTTGCGCAACGGCCGCATCGTGCTGATGATCGCGGTCTTCATGGGGGCGAACTTTGTCGCAGTCGTCTTCCTGACGTGGCTGCCGACGTTCCTGCTGGAAAAGTTCCACATGAGCCTGAGCAATGCGGGCTTCAGCTCGACGGCGTATCTGCAGGCTGCCTCGGTGCTGGGTGTGCTGCTGGGCGGCTGGCTTGCCGATCGCTTTGCAGCAAAGCGAGCAGGCGGACGTCAGTTGACGCAGGCGATCGGTCTGCTGTGCGGCGTGCCGTTTCTGTTTCTTACCGGATGGTCGATCACGGTATTGGGGCTGATCGTCAGCATGACCGGTTTTGGATTCTTCAAAGGCATCTACGACGCGAATATCTGGGCATCGCTGTATGACGTCGTGCCGGTAGAGAAGCGCGGCGTGGCCGCCGGTGTGATGAACAGCCTGGGATGGCTGGGCGGTGGCTTCGCCCCGGTGCTAATCGCAGCGGCTGCGCAGCGCTTTGGCCTTTCAGCGTGTATCAGCGCGACGTCCGTGATCTATCTCTGCCTGGCAGTGGTGATGATGGGACTGGCAGCGAAGCTCGCGAAGCGAGCTTCGCGTTAA
- a CDS encoding fucose isomerase: protein MVKEVVLVTSGDLRLSANQACWPAQKELEEKLTSVLAAMGVMMRRAFPVDEKAGHGFLSSQRMGMDVFATIPKDVPLIFATAAWQYTHHVLPGMRFHKGPMLTIANWSGQWPGLVGLLNLNGSLVKAGVKFSTLWSRGFDDAFFLNGLKQWLETGTVTHDLSHVEPLKIAKLPESAKAAGREVATALRDRKAIFGVFDEGCMGMYNAIIDDELLNPCGFFKERLSQSALAARMTTVSDEEAAAVRTWLDARGLRFVTGADEATELTDRQILLQAKMYIAAVRMAAEFGCDAIGIQYQQGLKDTTPASDLVEGLLNNPDRPPVFDENGVELFAGKALPHFNEVDEGAGVDALVTNRCWVKLGLDPSTTLHDVRWGEELEVDGEKQFVWVLQISGAAPASHFVGGYAGSVSERQPAMYFPLGGGSLKGVGKPGEIVWSRVFVEGGALHVDLGRGTVVALPNEETERRWRETTYQWPIVNTVLHGVTRDSFMARHRANHISIAYANDAAGADHALAVKAAAFAELGVNVHLCGVKA from the coding sequence ATGGTGAAGGAAGTTGTTCTGGTAACAAGCGGAGATCTGCGGCTTTCGGCAAACCAGGCCTGCTGGCCGGCGCAGAAGGAACTGGAAGAGAAGCTGACCTCGGTGCTCGCGGCCATGGGGGTAATGATGCGGCGTGCCTTTCCTGTGGATGAAAAAGCAGGGCATGGCTTTCTCTCCAGCCAGCGGATGGGCATGGATGTCTTTGCCACCATACCGAAGGATGTACCACTTATCTTCGCTACTGCAGCGTGGCAGTACACGCATCATGTGCTGCCTGGCATGCGCTTCCATAAAGGCCCGATGTTGACTATCGCCAACTGGTCCGGACAGTGGCCCGGCCTGGTGGGTCTGTTGAATCTGAATGGATCGCTGGTGAAGGCGGGCGTGAAGTTTTCGACACTGTGGAGCCGCGGTTTTGACGATGCTTTCTTTCTGAATGGCCTGAAGCAGTGGCTGGAGACGGGGACGGTCACACATGACCTGTCGCACGTAGAGCCGCTGAAGATCGCCAAGCTTCCGGAGTCAGCAAAGGCTGCGGGCCGCGAGGTGGCTACTGCGCTGCGCGATCGCAAGGCGATCTTCGGTGTTTTCGATGAAGGCTGCATGGGGATGTACAACGCCATCATCGATGACGAGCTGCTGAATCCCTGCGGGTTCTTCAAAGAGCGGTTGAGCCAGAGTGCGCTTGCCGCTCGCATGACCACGGTCAGCGACGAGGAGGCTGCGGCAGTGCGTACCTGGCTGGACGCACGCGGTCTTCGTTTCGTTACCGGTGCGGATGAGGCGACGGAGCTGACCGACCGTCAGATCCTCCTGCAGGCGAAGATGTATATAGCCGCCGTACGCATGGCGGCGGAGTTCGGCTGCGACGCCATCGGTATTCAGTATCAGCAGGGACTTAAAGACACGACCCCGGCATCGGACCTGGTGGAAGGCCTGTTGAATAACCCTGATCGTCCTCCGGTCTTCGATGAGAACGGTGTGGAGCTCTTTGCGGGCAAGGCTCTGCCGCACTTCAACGAGGTGGACGAGGGTGCGGGTGTGGATGCCCTGGTGACCAATCGCTGCTGGGTGAAGCTTGGGCTTGATCCTTCGACGACGCTGCATGATGTGCGTTGGGGTGAAGAACTGGAGGTCGATGGGGAAAAGCAGTTCGTGTGGGTGCTGCAGATCTCGGGCGCTGCTCCGGCCAGTCACTTTGTCGGCGGCTATGCAGGTTCAGTAAGTGAGCGGCAGCCGGCGATGTACTTCCCGCTCGGTGGAGGGTCGTTGAAAGGCGTCGGCAAGCCCGGTGAGATTGTGTGGAGCCGCGTCTTTGTCGAGGGTGGAGCGCTGCACGTGGACCTTGGGCGTGGCACGGTTGTCGCACTGCCGAATGAAGAGACAGAACGCCGCTGGCGCGAGACCACGTATCAGTGGCCTATTGTGAATACCGTACTGCACGGCGTTACGCGTGACAGCTTCATGGCGCGGCATCGCGCCAACCACATCAGCATTGCGTATGCGAACGATGCTGCTGGAGCCGATCATGCGCTCGCAGTAAAGGCCGCGGCGTTTGCCGAACTCGGGGTAAACGTCCATCTCTGTGGTGTAAAGGCGTAG
- a CDS encoding dihydrodipicolinate synthase family protein translates to MAKLVTGVYAAVLTPRDAAGKIDAGQLRGWIEFLLGKGVKGFAINGATGEFPLVTEAEFSELMEIVAGTIAGRGSFLAGVGAAGSSAAIRLGKIAYEAGAQALLLPMPYFFPYSQGDLTAFCREVTENVETPILLYNLPQFTSGLQPEASLALIEQCSNIIGIKDSSGSLDTISLLSKRAPDACRIIGNDGALTPALKGKVADGVVSGVSCVLPELITAIFSSGLEETRGVDLDALNGRLRMFIQQLDRMPTPWGLKVFGEARGLAQATFPFALSDERRQQMQEMLAWFAENRAAMMVQE, encoded by the coding sequence ATGGCAAAACTGGTGACCGGGGTCTATGCGGCGGTGCTTACGCCGCGCGATGCAGCAGGAAAGATTGACGCAGGGCAGCTTCGGGGTTGGATCGAATTTCTTCTGGGCAAAGGCGTCAAGGGTTTTGCCATCAATGGAGCGACCGGTGAGTTTCCGCTGGTGACCGAAGCGGAGTTCTCGGAGCTGATGGAGATCGTGGCCGGCACCATCGCGGGCCGAGGGAGCTTCCTTGCTGGTGTGGGGGCCGCTGGAAGCTCTGCCGCCATCCGCCTGGGAAAGATCGCTTATGAAGCCGGTGCGCAGGCCCTGTTGCTGCCAATGCCGTACTTCTTTCCCTATAGCCAGGGAGACCTGACTGCCTTCTGCCGCGAGGTGACCGAGAACGTGGAGACACCGATACTGCTCTACAACCTGCCGCAGTTTACCTCCGGTCTGCAACCGGAGGCGTCGCTGGCGCTGATCGAGCAGTGCAGCAACATTATCGGTATCAAGGACTCGAGCGGTTCGCTGGATACGATCTCTCTACTGAGCAAGCGCGCGCCGGATGCATGCCGCATCATCGGCAACGATGGCGCTCTGACGCCGGCCCTGAAGGGTAAGGTGGCCGATGGAGTGGTCTCTGGCGTATCGTGCGTGTTGCCGGAGCTGATCACAGCTATCTTCTCCTCCGGTCTGGAGGAGACCAGGGGTGTGGATCTGGATGCACTCAACGGAAGGCTGCGCATGTTCATCCAGCAGCTTGACCGGATGCCGACGCCCTGGGGGCTGAAGGTCTTCGGAGAAGCACGCGGCCTGGCACAGGCGACGTTCCCCTTTGCACTCAGCGATGAGCGCAGGCAACAGATGCAGGAGATGCTGGCGTGGTTTGCGGAGAACCGCGCGGCCATGATGGTTCAGGAGTGA
- a CDS encoding GntR family transcriptional regulator — MPRRSTTHHQQKGKKDSVRRKAYLLIQKKIGNGQLKAGELISEVALAKELGSSRTPIREAAGQLLAEGMLELSPGGGIVVTRLTRQGITELYELREALEVFAVGRAAQNGVRPTDIARLKELLDETQALLKELKSSGQKELDEEQMRRFALSDLGFHTLLLRLAANERLLKVVNETRLMIRIFGIQRSGHRREELERIHRHHKEILQAVIDGEPEAARSLLSQHIQASAQERLEEFDHWEREQHLASLGG, encoded by the coding sequence ATGCCGAGACGGTCCACCACGCACCACCAGCAAAAGGGAAAGAAAGATTCCGTACGCCGTAAGGCATACCTGCTTATCCAGAAGAAGATCGGCAACGGTCAGTTGAAGGCCGGCGAGCTGATCTCAGAGGTTGCTCTGGCCAAGGAACTTGGTAGCAGCCGTACTCCGATACGTGAGGCCGCCGGGCAACTTCTGGCGGAAGGCATGCTGGAGCTGAGTCCCGGTGGCGGTATTGTGGTCACGCGGCTGACGCGGCAGGGCATTACGGAGCTCTACGAGCTGCGTGAGGCGCTGGAGGTCTTCGCCGTGGGCCGTGCGGCGCAGAACGGAGTTCGTCCGACCGACATTGCCCGCCTGAAAGAGCTGTTGGACGAGACGCAGGCGCTGCTGAAGGAGCTGAAGTCCTCCGGTCAGAAAGAGCTGGACGAAGAGCAGATGCGCCGGTTTGCGTTGAGTGATCTTGGGTTTCACACCTTACTGCTGCGATTGGCTGCTAATGAACGCCTGTTGAAGGTGGTAAATGAGACGCGGCTGATGATCCGCATCTTCGGCATTCAGCGCAGCGGTCATCGCCGGGAAGAACTGGAGCGGATTCATCGTCACCACAAAGAGATCCTGCAGGCCGTGATTGACGGCGAGCCGGAGGCGGCGCGCAGTTTGCTGTCGCAGCATATCCAGGCGAGCGCACAGGAACGGCTGGAAGAATTCGACCACTGGGAGAGGGAGCAGCACCTGGCCAGTTTGGGAGGATGA
- a CDS encoding CocE/NonD family hydrolase: MKLHVLVLAAMVASCAAQETPKYPEYPSETPPTLKPTETGFDYARREVMIPMRDGVKLHTVILVPKSATTAKKAPILMTRTPYNANILTANRASAHLGAALYGYDNAVDTIVGGGYIRVVQDIRGKYGSEGDYVMNRPVHGPLNPTPVDDSTDTYDTIDWLVKNIPECNGRVGTLGISYDGFEPLMAAYHPHPALKVTVPMNPMVDGWMGDDWFHNGAFRQQNLPYIYEQEGSRSNDYKWWSDAFDEYDFWMKAGSAGEMGRRHGAEQVGFWRNILAHPAYDEWWQQQAVDKLLAKEPLAVPMMVVHSLWDQEDIYGGIAVYKALSAQPANKGKLFLVMGPWHHGQEIEESSNMAAIRWGSATGTYFMRRVLLPFLDHYLKDDAPAMDVAPVTAFETGTNEWRKLKSWPAGCEGSCSIEKKDLYLGKGLAATWNTPANKTGEFEEYVSDPAKPVPFRARPNQPIGYTPPLTWVNWLVDDQREASGRPDVLSYLSQPLTAPLKISGQPLVKLLASTSGTDSDWVVKLIDVYPDEMADQPELGGYQLAVSMDIFRGRYRESFATAKPIEANKPLEYRWELPTANHVFLPGHRIMVQVQSSWFPLYDRNPQKFVPNIFWAKPEDYVKATQRIYAGSAVELPVVK, translated from the coding sequence GTGAAATTGCACGTCCTTGTTCTGGCCGCGATGGTGGCGTCCTGCGCTGCGCAGGAGACGCCGAAGTATCCCGAGTATCCCAGTGAGACTCCGCCAACGCTGAAGCCGACCGAGACGGGCTTCGACTATGCGCGCCGTGAGGTGATGATTCCGATGCGCGACGGCGTGAAGCTGCATACGGTCATCCTGGTGCCGAAGTCCGCGACAACGGCGAAGAAAGCGCCCATCCTGATGACGCGCACGCCGTACAACGCCAACATCCTGACGGCGAACCGTGCCAGCGCGCATCTGGGCGCGGCTCTATATGGGTATGACAACGCCGTCGACACGATCGTGGGCGGCGGATATATCCGCGTCGTGCAGGACATTCGCGGTAAGTATGGCTCCGAGGGCGACTATGTGATGAATCGCCCGGTGCATGGGCCGCTGAATCCCACGCCGGTAGACGATTCGACCGATACCTACGACACGATTGACTGGCTGGTGAAAAACATTCCAGAGTGCAATGGACGTGTTGGGACTTTGGGCATCAGTTACGACGGCTTCGAGCCCCTGATGGCGGCCTATCATCCGCATCCGGCGTTGAAGGTTACGGTGCCGATGAACCCGATGGTCGACGGATGGATGGGCGATGACTGGTTCCACAACGGGGCCTTCCGTCAACAGAATCTTCCATATATCTATGAGCAGGAAGGCTCGCGCTCCAACGATTACAAGTGGTGGTCAGATGCCTTCGACGAGTACGACTTCTGGATGAAGGCAGGCTCGGCCGGGGAGATGGGCCGGCGTCATGGAGCGGAGCAGGTCGGCTTCTGGCGGAATATCCTGGCCCATCCGGCGTATGACGAGTGGTGGCAGCAACAGGCTGTCGACAAGCTGCTGGCCAAGGAGCCGCTGGCGGTTCCAATGATGGTGGTGCACAGCCTGTGGGACCAGGAAGATATCTACGGCGGCATCGCGGTGTACAAGGCGCTGTCGGCGCAGCCGGCGAACAAGGGCAAGCTCTTCCTGGTGATGGGGCCCTGGCATCATGGGCAGGAGATTGAAGAGTCCAGCAATATGGCCGCGATCCGCTGGGGTAGCGCGACCGGCACCTACTTCATGCGGAGGGTGCTGCTGCCATTCCTCGACCACTATCTGAAAGACGACGCTCCTGCAATGGACGTGGCTCCGGTGACGGCCTTTGAGACCGGCACCAACGAGTGGCGCAAGTTGAAGAGCTGGCCTGCGGGATGTGAAGGAAGCTGCTCGATTGAGAAGAAAGACCTGTATCTCGGTAAAGGACTGGCAGCGACCTGGAACACGCCGGCGAATAAGACCGGTGAGTTCGAGGAGTACGTCTCCGATCCGGCGAAGCCGGTGCCCTTCCGTGCGCGTCCGAACCAGCCCATTGGATATACGCCTCCGCTGACCTGGGTGAACTGGCTGGTGGACGATCAGCGTGAGGCCTCCGGCAGGCCGGATGTTCTGAGCTATCTCAGCCAGCCGCTAACCGCGCCGTTGAAGATCAGCGGTCAGCCGCTGGTGAAGCTTCTGGCTTCGACGTCAGGGACGGATTCGGACTGGGTGGTGAAGCTGATCGATGTCTATCCCGATGAGATGGCAGATCAACCGGAGCTGGGTGGATATCAGCTCGCGGTATCGATGGATATCTTCCGCGGCCGTTATCGCGAGAGTTTTGCGACAGCCAAGCCGATTGAAGCGAACAAGCCGCTTGAGTACCGCTGGGAGCTTCCGACGGCAAATCATGTCTTCCTGCCGGGTCACCGCATCATGGTGCAGGTGCAATCGAGCTGGTTTCCGCTCTACGACCGCAATCCGCAGAAGTTTGTTCCGAACATCTTCTGGGCAAAGCCTGAGGACTATGTGAAGGCGACACAGCGGATCTATGCCGGCAGTGCGGTGGAATTGCCGGTGGTGAAGTAG
- a CDS encoding DUF3037 domain-containing protein has product MRASFDYAVIRIVPRVEREEFINAGVIVLCLEKRYLAAKTMLDEERLKALWPQADLGAIRLHLEAVEKIAAGDESAGPLAKMELKARFHWLTSPRSTILQTGPVRTGVCEGTEDLVESLLRQLVIANP; this is encoded by the coding sequence GTGCGCGCCTCATTTGATTACGCCGTCATCCGCATTGTCCCCCGGGTCGAGCGCGAGGAGTTCATCAACGCCGGTGTGATCGTGCTCTGCCTGGAGAAACGTTATCTCGCGGCGAAGACAATGCTGGATGAAGAGCGCCTGAAGGCTTTGTGGCCGCAGGCCGATCTCGGCGCCATTCGCCTGCATCTGGAAGCTGTCGAGAAGATCGCTGCCGGTGACGAATCTGCCGGTCCGCTGGCGAAGATGGAACTGAAGGCCAGGTTCCATTGGCTTACCTCGCCGCGCAGTACGATTCTCCAGACTGGTCCGGTGCGAACGGGTGTGTGTGAAGGCACGGAAGATCTGGTGGAGAGCCTGCTGCGGCAGTTGGTCATCGCCAATCCCTGA